The DNA sequence TTTTTGGCATGCCCAAGAAAGACAGCTTGACGAGAGGCCTTATATGATAGAGTCAACTTGGATGAACTTCAGAATCAAAATAATATAGAATCTGTATCTGCATCTCTTGTTGAGCAGAGTGCCTAATGCTTCAAATATGGAATTTCATAAAACTTCCACCACCTTTACCTTTTGAGATAAATAATCCTGAAGCCTAGAGATGTGCAGGACGTTGTCAGTAGGACCATCTTCATGACACACTGCAGgagaagtagtgagtgagtgagtgagtgagtgagtgtagttttatgccactgtaagcaatattccagcaatattgctggaatcgcTTGTATTAAGATATGAGATATGGGCTTGACAAATAGTACCCACGTaatgaatcaaacccagatctttgtaACAATAGTGAACAAACTCAACCAAGTTCTCCCATTTTACCATGTTTTCTtgtctgagtgaatgagtgagtttagttttacgccgcactcagcaatattccagctatatggcaaaggtctgtaaataatcgagtgggACGaggcaatcccgtgatcaacaacatgagaatcgatctgcgtaatcgggaactgatgaaatgtgtcaaccaagtcagcgagcctgaccactcgatcccgttagtcacctgttacgacaagcatagtcgcctttcatggcaagcgtgggttgctgaaggcctattctaccccggaaccttcacaggtctttcTTGTCTGAACATTTACTTAATAtctattattttcattaattttatGATTAATGAAAGTATGTGCTGGTGTCAGCTTCATGAATGTTGCTGATTACTACTACATTGGGGTGTTCTTTTACAAAACTGGAGTCAAGGCTAAAGTCACAGGCTGAATGATTGAGTATGAGTACAGTTTGCTTATGAAACATCAGTAATATTGCAGCTATTCACAGCTAGAAAGTAAGTGACTGAATATTGCTTAACACTGCAACAGCAATGTTGGCAGCAAGAACATACAACATAAGAGATGGCAAAGATCACTAAAGCTACGGTAAACTTACACAAACCTGACACTAAAAACTTCAAATTTACATATTATCAAACACTTTaatttcctacaaaaatgaTAAAACTATTGGGTTAGAAATGCTATTGAGAAATAGTTAGAAACAAAAATAATGGTGAAGAAGTGTAAAATCTAAACAAATGTGCACTGCAGTCATAGGACTTTTGCAAGGAATACATTGGAGGGGATTGTCTCCATTCATttaaaaatgagtgagttgagttttacactgtgtttagtaatattccagcaatatcccagtcaggacaccataaatggatttcacacattgtaccaatataGAGACTCAAAAACTGTTAGATCATTGTCAACCTCACAACTTTAGATCATGTAAAAACCTGTATGGCATGCACCATATTGGtaacatgtttattttatcTTTGGTGCCACATATTCTGATGCACTGCCAAACAGCAAGTTTAAGGTAAAAGAAAGTACTGGGAAAGTACTGCTCAGTCACTATGCAAAATAGTATCCAAATTTCATAAGCCAGTCGGGGCAGCCATGCCTAACAGTTACTAGGCTGAAACTAGTAACATGTAGACATGGGTTTTGTCTTTAAGCTACTCAGATGATGAACATTTCATCACACCAATTTCTTGCATTATATTAAAGTGTATTACAACTTAACAGGTTGAAGAAAGTTGGGCCAGcaactgtggagatttactggcccaacTGGATATTTACTACCCACGGGAAAGCAGGCCAGTGGTCATTTCCCACAATGTGGTTCATTCAGACTTCTCTAAAGCAGATTCAGGTGCAGAATCAGCCTTAGAATATCTTATGGAGTGACTCAGTTTCAGATGAAAGGACCATTATCTGCCATCTacagtaaagggagataactctttacAGCCATTTTGGTGGATGccattatctaaaacatttgaaaacaatttggttggtttgttgtttaatgctgcactcagctatgttgcagcggtgtggtggccatctgtaaataactgagtcaggACCAGGCAATATCCACAGATCAATGGCACAAGCATCAATCTGTtcaattaggatacaatgacatgtatcaatcaaATCAGCGAGCCAAACCACCTGATCCTGCTTGTCACATTTTacgggttgctgaggaccatttctaacctagatcttcaaGTTCACACAAAGAGTTGATATGCCATTTACCATGATATGGGAAAGGTGAAGACTGAGCATTTCTAAAATACATATCATATTGATAATCAGACACAATGTGCTATTATGACAAATATGGTTAAACACTGTGAAATATACCATGGTAACAGACTCACCATCAACAAGAGACAGATTCTTATCATACCCAGTCTTGCCAGCCTCTATATTGTTTTCCTCCATGAAATGTCTTAAGTTAATGACCACTGCATGTTGTCCATCGCTTAATACACCAATATCTTCACTACTCCCTTTCTGTTTAGTTAATGAACTCAATTGTTCCCTGTGCTGACACTCTCTCAGTCTGGACAAGATGTCATGGCAATGATTCTCATCTTCTGACCCTTCTGTTACTGACTCACAGGAATCAAGTCCAAGAGAAGCTGAAATGTCGCACAGTTTGGATGACCTTGCAACTGGAACTTGGTGTGTCAGGTACCTGTGAACACGGAATTAAGGGCTGTGAACACTGGGCTTGAACATGGCAAAAAACATTCCCGTGAAGACTTGGatacaattggtcttcaccaaccatgtttgtctcaagaggcgactaacgggatcaggtggtcaggctcgctgacttggttgacatgtcattctAATTgcaaagattgatgctcatgtcattgatcattgtattgtctggGACACACTCATTTTCAAACAGCCGCTATATATCTGGGACATTGCTCTGtgcagtaaacaaacaaacaaataccaaacaatGCTAAGGGTTCTTTATCATGTGAGATCCATGTAGATTTGGgtttgaatgtatcttcagtaacccatgcttgtcttaagaggtgactaacatgaTTGGAccggtcaggctcactgacttggttgacaagttTTTGACCAGTGCAATCTAGTATTAGGCAGATCCCTCTCCATCTAATTAATATCAGAACTATCAGTCCTGTGAAATACCTCACTACATGAACATGTGACGGCATTTCCAAGAATGAAACCCCTTAACAACCAATCATCTGTGGGAGAGAGCAAagtgagaaaaatctctactcTCTGCATCATACAATCATAGAGACCTTTTCAAATGTATGCAATGGCAGCTACATGGATATTTTATACATGCCCTCATTGCTGAGCTCCATATCAGATAGTGGCATGTTCAGACAAATGATATCAGTGACATGTGGGTTTTCTTTCAGATAAAAAATTCAAACTGCCACATTATGATCGAAGACAAAGACAAAACATCTTTGGTTAATTGAAAGTAGCTTTGGTTCCAAGTGACAACCACTCATATAAGTGTCCTCCGATCTTATCTCACAGTTGtattatatgaaaaaaaaaaatcatttttgatTTTTAGTGTTATAGAGATTCCAGAACCACTGGAAGTGTAATTTACTGCAACCACTGGCAGAGAAGGCATACCCATGTGGCTAGGTTCAGTCATCACATTAAAGGCACAGGATGGATTCCGCACATTTATTTAATATGCAATGCCCATTTCTGATACCCCTAGTCATGATGTTCTCCTGCTGAGAACAGTTCATCCTGAAAAGTGGTATAACATAACACACTAGTGATATAAGTTTTTACAACTTCTTACCCATTTGCAGAAAGTAGGTGTTTGACATGATTGAGCACTATGAGGTATCGGACATGTGCTGGTGTGGCTATGAAGTCATCATCATTAACACATAGAAGATCTGAGGGGTTGAGCACCACAGGATTGGAAGGTCTGTGCGAACAATTGCCATAGCGGTCTCCCCTTTTTCCAACCTGCCTGATGATGTTTGAAAAACTCTTTGGTCTATCAACATGCAACCTTGCATGATTGAATTTGTCCGAGTCTACATAAGTAACAGGTAGATCCACAGAACTGAGGCAGAGCAGCTGAGACTGAAGATACTGCAGGAGAATGGAGGGTGCCTGGAACAAAAAGCAAATCcttcagaaacaaacaaagcattcattggtttcacattaatgtCAGATTCGCTGTGTGCATGAGCAGAGTGAGTAAAAATATTTACTGGTCAAATTCCGGTTTGGTCGTATGCTTATCTATAGTGTAAATgcactcaaaacaaaatgattagataataattatttacgagTGACAACAGTTCATAGCTGACTAAATATATCGATTTACATATGCTTTTCAGGTATTGATGTCTTATTTTGGTTGCAGCTGaatcagaaatgtgtgttttgatagTAGTGAGAAGGGGTTGTGCGGGAAGAACGGTGGTGgtgagatgtgtttatacaagaacttaTTGACATAAATCAAGCTATTTATTTCACTACTCCCGGTCTTTTGTACATACAGGTATAAAAATAAGTTCTAATAGACATACAACTATGCATTTGGTTTGATATTTCGTTTTCTTTAGAGTGTGTTTATACTATCGGTAAATGTAAGTGGAAAGCGGAACTTGACCAatagatatttttacacgctctgcgcatgcgcacagcgagtctgaaattaatgtgaaaccaacgaatggTGATATAATCTCCAAGTCCTGTGATGGGAGTGCATTCACTGAGCCCCGGGCCATATACATTTAGCAAAGAGGGCACCCCTTCCCTTGTTACTCTACCTTATCCCAACACCTGTTActttaattcctgacatcagaTTTGTAATGTAAGAAATGGCAACATATTCTTCAATTCACATGGTAATATCTCAAAAATTTTAATGTCTTAgcaatgtattatatttaaacgATGTCactgtaaattatgtctaaatcaTAAAAAGACAATACAACCCTTTAATcaaaaagaataacatattacattgtttaatctttTAGTCACTTGATCATAGCAGGTCAGAGTACATGGctccaactcattacccactGTATATACAAAGCTTGTATCCATACTcagtcaagtgagtgagtgagtgagtttagtttaacaccgctctcagcaatattccagctgtgtggcaacagtctataaataatcgagtctggaccagacagtccagtggtcaTCAGCAcgaacattgatctgcgcaattgggaaccagtgacgtgtcaaccaagtcagcgagcctgactgaTCCCTGAGCCTGAtatgtcgcctcttatgacaagtgtaatcaccttttatggcaaacatgggttgctgaagtcctattctaacccggaccatCACGGGTTATACTCAATTCAAGGTGAAACTAATGGACCTAAACttaaatgtattacatgttacatgcatgcatgcttcTGCATTCTTTCACAAATTTTCAAAGAATGGTAGGAAAATTATTATCACATTCAAACAGCAGTCAATATATATCTTCCAAGTGGGACTTAAACATCCAGTCTTTAAGACAAATCTAATGTGCAGCTACACTTTAAATGTTAAACATATGAATACAAATGTATTCAAATAAGaaaagtttttttttctaaacagAAAGCCTTGCGAATAAGCAAGATGAATCACTTTCGTTCatttgtgagtgaatgtgttaaAAGACAACACTTTCGTTCatttgtgagtgaatgtgttaaAAGGCAACAGAATTTCTAAGTGACACATAATTAGAGGCCTGTCCCACTGCCGCTGTTGTTTGTATCCCCTACACTTGAAACTGAACTTGGCAGAAGTCTTGAGAAGACACACCTCTTCGACAGCTATGGGAGTGCTTCCTTTGGGGATCGCAAACTCTCCATCTATCAGATCACGTGATCTTTTGCATATACTAATTTTGTTCCATTCTAGACCCTTGCTTGTGGAAAACTGACAacaaatttccttcaaaacatgAATAATTCTCGACGTCGACTGGTCATGTTGGACAGACTGCGCCATGCTTGTTTACACCGGAAGCATATCAAAGGGAAATAATTCTCAATTTCCACAGTACCTGCTACCCGCATaggaaatatataattttattttgcCCGATTCTCTTTGGATAGTGTGGTGAATGATTTAAAATTGTATCGGAAAAGGGTGTAGAAATCGATGTCGTAGCTGAAGAGGTATAAATAAATCGACAATGCCGGTCATTTAAGCCAAAATGTTAAATTCATTATTGAATGTGCTcttttttaattaaaaaaaaatgaaaaataataatttataatgttgatacATAATACTACCTAGTTGTTGTAGTCGCATGGCCATGGAAAAAGTAAAGTTGTCGAAGAATGAAAGCGAAGTTCGTTCAAGACTGTAAGCCACGACTTTTCAACCACATTTTTCTGCAGAGAACACATGAGTCCATTCTCAGACACTAAGTCACGTGAGTGCAGACTTACAAATGCATGACAGAAATATTGCCCTCTGTACTTTTAGCACTTcttcatgggtgagtgagtgagttggttttgacGCCGCTATAACGAACATTCTTGACATATCGCTGCATGTCAGGTTATGTGCATGGAGAGTCTCAAGTAATGGGGCCttcaggcgactatgcttgtcgtgagaggcgaccaacgggatagggtggtcaggcttgcggacttggttgacacatgtcatcggttccgatttgcgcagatcgatgctcatgttgttgatcactggattgtctggtccagactcgattttttataGGCTgttgccatatggctggaatattgctgagtgtggcgtaaaactaaactcactcactcactctagtaaTGCAGACTCATGAACATGCACCAGTGTTAGAAGCTCGACGTAACATGTCTTCTTTATATTTTGTTCCGGGGCACGGGCGCGCAACACAGTGCCGTCACTGGGCCTGTATCGGGCTGAAaaagtttgtctcacagtctaTGAACATATGTTCCGCTTCAACCCAGTCGTACAACAGTAATTGAACAGCTGTAGATGGAGCAAGTCTAGAATTTTCTCGCTTTCTAATTCTCTCATTTTCCAATTTGAATGGCGTAATCTGATTTTGATCATATATGCTTTCAGAAACGTACCATCAATCTAAGGTGTAATGTAtgcttgatgcacatgtgcaaACTTAAGGGAGACAATACAACGACGCTAAGTGTTCTCGCATTTGAACGCATAGGTAAGAGTATTACAGATTATATAAAAAATGAATATCAGAAAAGACACTTTAGGAGCTGTGGTTCCATGAATAATATCAACAGCCCAGAACACTCGGACCCCCGGTGTTTTCGTAAATGGACTGTTTCTGATTATTTCAGAACTTAGATACCGGGTGTTCGACCTCGATGAGCATAATAGCCAGAGGCGAATCCAAAATATTTAGAAAGTGGGTGGGGCTTGTTTTGACGATGGTTAGATTGTATCAAGGACACACCTGATGCTTTCGCTATATAAAGTATGAAAAGAGAATAAGTATTCAATCGTGTGTGGCTTGATTATTTAAGCAGTACCACAGAGAGAAAAACAGAGAAATACGAGGCATGGGGTTTAACTAGTTTTATTCAAGCAATATACAAACGCAAGACATAGAACCAATGATTCCATTTTACAGGCAAACGCATTGTATATACTCGCCCTCAACGAAAtacaacatacaaaacaaacacctaAACATCAATCAAAACAGGGCCCCGTTCCTCGAGGCGATCGCAgcactacgacagtcgtacgtcaatgttaaagtatggaagttaAGATTGCCGTAGCACTACGATAGCCGTAtgtcaatgttaaagtatgggagttacgactgccGTAGCACTACGCTAGTCGTAcgtcaatgttaaagtatgggagttacggctgcTGTAGCGCTACGATTGTCGTAtgtcaatgttaaagtatgggagttacgattgCCGTAGCACTACGATAGCCGTAcgtcaatgttaaagtatgggagttacgattgCCGTAACACTAAGATAGCCGTAtgtcaatgttaaagtatgggagttacgactgccGTAGCACTACGATAATCGTACgtcagtgttaaagtatgggagttacggctgcTGTAGCGCTACGATTGTCGTACGTCAATGttaaagtacgggagttacgactgtcgtaacgcTACGATCGCCTTGAGGAACGCGGCCTATAGGACGAAAATCATCAGCTACCAAGTAACAAAGATAAAACGTGTGATATAAAAAGTATGTATAGTTGTGATATTAATTTGGACATAttttacagtgtaaacaaatgATCATGAAGAGTACCGTAACGAGCGAGACTCTCAGAAACGTTGGCAGGAGGTAAATAGTTTGTTCATTACGCCAAAGACtcggggtcgattccccacttttgttacaatgtgtgaagaccatagCTATTGTCCCCCTTCCGTGATATTACTAATAAATGACTAGAGCGGCATTAAACCATACTCATCCATACACACATAAAACCATACCGCATCACGGATGTGCAGAAATATAAtatcatgggttcgaatcttgTTGTCAGGTGTGTCAACACCCTGCCTGTGTCTCACTAAAGCGGTATGGTCTGCATCCGTTGTAGATTTTCGTTTATTAAACCGACGGGAAATTATACAAAATACGGATGTCACGATGCACCGATACACCGTTGGCAAGTTTTGCACGATTCGATACAAgattcatgtgattttatatcgctttttatatgttttttttgtgCATAATATCGATTACTATTTTGACCCTTaacacatttgtttcttgtaTTTTTTACACAAAACAGCAAAGCTGACTTGTTCAGAGTGAGTGATGGGTACTCGGTTGATGGGTAGTTGTCCTTCCTCTAATAATCTCTTCCAATAACAGAAATAAAGTGGATTAGTTGTTTACAAGTTTTCACTGAACTATGGTTTCAACATCAGACAACTTATCATCAAGGTAATACATGCCACGAAAATGCCATATCGTATGGTGAGACACCTGTATCGTGACACCCCTAATACAAATGtatgaaatactgtttaaactgggcgtaaacctcactcactcactcactctcactcattcactcactcactcactcactcagcggTTATGACTTGTGGATAGAACTTCATTACTTAATAAATGTCATAAAAGTCAACAAAAGATAGCAGATcctaaaacacactcactcacctactcacggGAGAGAAATGGGCTGATTCCTCTATTTCCATATCAGGGGTGTGGAGTTGCTGTGTGATGAGGGACTGGTGATTATGCTGGGTGGTGATGGGGATAGGGGCGTAGGTGTTGTTCTTGGTCAGGGTGGTCTTTGGACTACATCAAGCCACCCCCACAAACTCCACGCACCCCCGCACCACCCTGTTAGatatttcatgttatttatcGTGGTGACAGACCCATTCTGGCTAGATGACCCACTGAGAATGTGTAGTGTAGTTACGCGCAGTTACGTCCCTTGTTTTGACTTGATACCTTCCATGGATACAGCCATTATTGAAGGGTCACGCTGTTTCACCGCTCAAGTCCAGTTACATGTGAGAATAAAACTTTTATATAATGCACATTGACTGTTACCTGACGTGTAGCATGTTTTGCACATGAACGTGTTTAACCACTGGTTGCGTTCATGCGTGTGTTTTAGTAAGTAATACTCATCCCCTGAAATTTAGCGACAGcataaattatttttcattgattttccATTGCGTTGTCCTTATTTTCACTTGCATAAAATGTTCGTTTGACATTAGTATAAACACATGTTTTTTCACTGTTAGTCACATTGTCAATTTGCTCAGGCCTATCgaaacccttgaagatccgacTAAGAGGTAGGTGGTCTCCAGGAAGCCATGCTTGTGTAATAGACTACAAACAGAGTCGGTaatcgggctcgctgacttgcctgacacatgtaattgtatcccagttttgtagatcgatgcttatgctgttgatcactggattgtcaggcacacaccaccgccatacagctggaacgtTCCTGAGTGCTTTGTTAAACAATAACCAAACCGAGTGAAATTACATCGATTATTTAgagaatatttatatttatgtttatatataacatggatattgctgaatgaggctttaaacaacaagcaactgGGCCAGTCGACGCGCTCGCATCGTTCATAATTGATTTCCCACACAGCAAGGTGATCCTTCATTAATGCCGCTGAGTATATATTCCTGCGTTGAAACTCAAGGTTGCCGATAAGGATAATTTAGTTCAGTATGGGTAAACTTGTACATGTAAGTAGTGAAAATTGTCACCCATGGGGGATACTAAATATGTGAACATGAGTTGAAAGAGTTATTGTCTTTTGATGTGTCCAGTAACTGAGAGAACCACGCGATACAACAATGCATATGAGAGTGACAAAATAGGATCACTTCTAGTAACCGTGTGAGCTGTACAATACAGCATTCTGTGTAGAaaggattatttcttcagtcccgacgAGTGCCGGTTTAAACAGGTTCAAGTGTATAAAGAGCGAATGAATGGAAATACAAGGCCAGGATATCAGCGACTGATATGCTTGTATATAGGTGTCTGTGATAGCAGCCATCGGTCCAGATTGCTGTCACGGTTCGTTGTTGTAGTAGATTTGTGATAACTTAGAAAGAGGCTAAGTAGGCTTGGTTAAGACAGGCTCGTAAGTAAGCCTTAAACATTTTGATAAACACCTAGATTTCGAGTTACTTTTGGATGAAAAAATCCTTAGTGTAAAAATTGCAGTCGAGGTATTGGCCTCTCTACACGCCACTATTAAATGCACTTTAATGTCGAACAATTATTTTACTTTTTGAATCTGAGAGTAACATTAACTGCTATTGTTCTAAATAATTAgtatattaaaaaaatgaatgtacctCGTGCATGTACAAGACAGTTAtcatacatttggaaatgtactagttgacaaatatttatttgacaGCTTAGCATAAACTTTAACGAACAAACTGTTAACCGATATCGTGACGGCATTGTTATATGTCAAAtagtgtgtatgtgtctgtgtaaagTTACATAGTTGATGCTATAATGAAGTTGCATTGTTTGACAAAAGTGAAATACGAACCTCGACTTCAATATGATAATTACTCGGATAAGTTAACGGCACTTTGATCAGTATTGGGTCATATCTCACTGTGCCTTTATAGCACATGAAACGCCAAGTCAAGCTGTTCGAGGaaatatgatatatttcttAACCACGAGAAAGTATCTGGAGCCAACAAACCACAACCTGAGTGAATCTGTTATTTGAACTCGTAATTAGATAGTTCAGGCGCGAATCTGTTATTTGAACTCGTAATTAGATAGTTCAGGCGCAGGTCCTTAATTGAGCGTATCTTCAACATTTCAACAACCCACAAGTGCGATCACGACACATCAGTCAGTGTAACCGATAGTGGGTCTCTGTGAGGGTCCCGGCGCTGCAGTCGCGTGATAACGCCACGCTCATGATAAGAAGTCAAATTCCAATCTCATTATTCAACTCAAACATTGAATTTGCCCTTATCAAGATCACTCTTTATTGTTTATGAATATCATATCAATAataattgaaaataaaatcaacaTACCTGTATTTCTGTACTAAACTTAAAAGAAACGTCCAAATGTTTGTTGTCCAGCTCTCTGGTATAATAATGTTTCAATCCGCTGTCAAAATGCCATCTTTGGTTTCTTCAGCGTAATAATACAGATACAATAATACAgatacaataatacaataatacagatacaataatacaataatataGATATAATAATACAGATACAATAATACAGATACAAAATTATTTTACCTTGTAGTTTGTTCTGTCCCTAATATTAAAACACACATGACGACCTTTTGCGGTGGAAGTGCTTGAAATGCTGTGACCTTTTTTGTATGAAAAGTATGCGCTCAACtttgaaactttgaaaaaaacaacaaccgaTAAGAATGCTGAAATAATATAATCAGTTTATCTCTACAGCCGCATTATCTTTGGCATACATTTTATTGACACATGTGCCTCACGTATACTTTAGCTTTGTACGTCTGCAGTTACTAATACACTGACACTTATCACCCTGCACATAACGAAAACCCAGGAATGCGGACAGATTGTTATCGATGATAGCTTCGTGATTATAGAATTTCAAAGTCACTCATGATTAAGCTAAAACACCGCTTTCATTATACATCTTGTAGTACTCGTCGGAAGTTCGGGGTTTCAGGTTTACCAAGGCAAACTTTATAAATAACAGTTTAGTGTTCCTGCAACTTATGCACATTGCTGGTTCTGGAAATCGACTGCATATAATGTGGAACATATTATCAGAACTTGTTTTTAGTTTTTGGTGTCACAGTTCTTCGGAATACGTCCTCCAGGCGTACCAGGATCCAGTAGTTGCGAATCAAGGATTCATCCTGAATATTCATCCTCCCCATCACCGCCTCTCTCACATTCTCTCTTACTCTCTGTATCttcatatctctctctctctctctctctctctctctctctctctcacacacacacacacacacacacacacacacacacacacacttcggTATTGAAGCAATAACTCTTTACGGCCAGGTCACGTCAACTCTCCCTGACATGtcaccatttcacctcaccttactTCAATATTCGAGTCGTATCTCTACGGGTGGTTTAACAGCGCTCTGCATACTTTATACCCACAAGTAAAATCGAACACAGATATTAAGCTAGGCGAGTGAATACCTAACCACAACACTCTCCCACCATCCCGATTCATTCAGACTTTAATTTTGATAAAGCTGATATGGCCAAGTGCCAAGTGGTCCGGCAGTTATCAGTTTGGCATGATTGACAAGCGATTGTCCATCCCAGTATCACATCCCAGTCCCGTCACAGCGTTGCTTTACGTCCGGCAAGATACCTCACGAGTTCTACACAagtcaaaacatgtttttgtcgaTCTTGCTAATCAACCAATACAGAAGTGTGCCAGCATTTCACAAGATCTGTTACCAACACGAGGCTAAGTTCAAACCATTGAATACTTCAAGAGCATAtgactgtgacgtcacaagGCCACGCTATTCCTACACGCGGCCCCGCTGTGAACGGCTGTTATTATTGGTGTAATCAGATATGACAATGGGTTCAGCTACATGATACCGATGTTTACTATTTAACACTAGATGCATTCAGAAAGTAGGTAACTAAGTGCTTAAGATATATTTAGCCATTAGCTACAACTGATACACATGAGTAAC is a window from the Haliotis asinina isolate JCU_RB_2024 chromosome 9, JCU_Hal_asi_v2, whole genome shotgun sequence genome containing:
- the LOC137295615 gene encoding DALR anticodon-binding domain-containing protein 3-like, with product MAQSVQHDQSTSRIIHVLKEICCQFSTSKGLEWNKISICKRSRDLIDGEFAIPKGSTPIAVEEAPSILLQYLQSQLLCLSSVDLPVTYVDSDKFNHARLHVDRPKSFSNIIRQVGKRGDRYGNCSHRPSNPVVLNPSDLLCVNDDDFIATPAHVRYLIVLNHVKHLLSANGYLTHQVPVARSSKLCDISASLGLDSCESVTEGSEDENHCHDILSRLRECQHREQLSSLTKQKGSSEDIGVLSDGQHAVVINLRHFMEENNIEAGKTGYDKNLSLVDVCHEDGPTDNVLHISRLQDYLSQKMKSAVQIIHLVTESRAFTQQQTDLLWRIAGVDGLVGQTHFVLGSVTGRSGQPCSKTAQQFIQLRLDQMREASIMKYGDEVQGEGWETTLSGMSSASIAFEMLTTASRNSVKLDLSDEDRMGAENRAGAFVMYNCARLSTLFTHFEEAVKKGVYPPLPSIEDVNFEHLKEEEEWELLFNYIYPYPDVVEQCVEKLVPSTGDIQARIHTHKISNFLINFSRCLSSYYSRVHILGDGRPHLLPLMYARLHLMRAAHQVMKNGVNLMGIQPFSQL